The genome window CATATGGATCAAATCCTAAAAGAGTTCCCTCTACAAACTCAGCTCCAAATTTTTCAGCTTGTTTTTTCATAAGTAAGTTTAAGTCTGTTCCAGTTATACCTTCTGGAAATCCAGGATAATTATCTATTTTATGAGCCATATATAAACTTCCTTGTCCAGATTTTTCTATAACTAAAGTTGATAATCTTCCTCTTCCAGCATATAGAGCCGCTGTAAGTCCAGCTGGTCCTCCACCTACTATAATTACATCATATATTTTTTCACTCATTTTTCCCTCCTAAATTAATCCTTGCATAGTTAAAAATTGTTTCTCCTCACCTATTGTTGTAGGTTCACTATGAGCACTATAAACTTTTGTATTTTCAGGTAATTCATTACATAATCTTCTTAAACTTCTAAATAACATATCTCCATCACTTGTAGGTAAATCATATCTTCCAAAGCTTCTTCTAAACATAGTATCTCCAGAAATTAAAATTCCATTTTCTTTATTATAGAAACATTTTGAACCTATTGTATGTCCTGGAGTATCCATAACTTTAAACTCTCCTACCATATCTCCATCTTTTAAAGTTTCATAATCTCCATCATAAGAGAAATCAAATCCATTTATATACTTCATCAGATTAAGATCCCCATCTACTAAAAATCTTTCATCCTCTTTTCCAATATATACTTTCACATCTGGATATAGCTCTTTTATTCTATTAAGTCCAGCAATATGATCTCCATGTCCATGAGTAAATATCATATATTTTAAATTTAATCCATGTGTTTTTATAAATGTTTCAACTCTTCCTAAATTTTCTCCACCACAATCAAATAAATATGCTTCATTATTATCATTCCATACTAAGTAACAATTTGTCATTAAACTTCCTAAATAAAATGTTTGTATATTCATCTATGCCTCCTAATCTATCTCAATATTGTCTACATAAATATTATACTTTACCCTTCACATCTTGTCAAAATATTACTTTTAAATTTTAAAATCTATGTTATAATTATTATTATATCTTAAAATTAAAGAGTAGGAGAGTTATTCCCCCTACTCTTATATAAATTTAATTAGGAGGAACTTAATTTGAATATAGTTTTATTAAATCCAGAAATCCCATATAATACTGGGAATATAGGAAGAACATCTGTTCTTACAAATACAAAATTACATCTTATCAAACCATTAGGTTTTTCTTTAGATGAAAAACAATTAAAAAGAGCGGGATTAGATTATTGGCATTTAGTAGACTTAGTAATTTGGGAATCTTATGAAGAGTTTATGGAAGCTAATAAAGGAGCTAGAATTTTCTACGCTACTACTAAAACAAAACAAAGATACTCTGATATAGAATTTAAAGAGGGAGATTTTGTAATGTTTGGTCCTGAATCAAGAGGAATCCCAGAAGATATTTTAAATGCTCATAAAGAAAATTG of uncultured Fusobacterium sp. contains these proteins:
- a CDS encoding MBL fold metallo-hydrolase → MNIQTFYLGSLMTNCYLVWNDNNEAYLFDCGGENLGRVETFIKTHGLNLKYMIFTHGHGDHIAGLNRIKELYPDVKVYIGKEDERFLVDGDLNLMKYINGFDFSYDGDYETLKDGDMVGEFKVMDTPGHTIGSKCFYNKENGILISGDTMFRRSFGRYDLPTSDGDMLFRSLRRLCNELPENTKVYSAHSEPTTIGEEKQFLTMQGLI
- a CDS encoding tRNA (cytidine(34)-2'-O)-methyltransferase, coding for MNIVLLNPEIPYNTGNIGRTSVLTNTKLHLIKPLGFSLDEKQLKRAGLDYWHLVDLVIWESYEEFMEANKGARIFYATTKTKQRYSDIEFKEGDFVMFGPESRGIPEDILNAHKENCITIPMIDMGRSLNLSNSAAIILYEALRQTDFNFKK